From the genome of Mixophyes fleayi isolate aMixFle1 chromosome 2, aMixFle1.hap1, whole genome shotgun sequence, one region includes:
- the IGSF5 gene encoding immunoglobulin superfamily member 5: protein MDGDRRICALIIVLLCLVQDYGSCSEIIEGPQNVTVLTGSNASFLCTIAAGWQSISWYLKDVYVVSIGPTGPSVSYDYIHVRNSTNAITGAFTSEMTIINVNKSNSGPVRCSSLLASIRDAYLSVQVKGSILITNGSVTVKPNTTISMVCRASDWHPAPAITWKMNDTLASNLYYFTEYIAGADSFVTAVSTFKIIPEGDMGLTCLASISTLNEPQSATVNVAVREQIQGSGPFLSRTDIILIAVFGSLAGLLLLIAIIVIIVICCRRKKKRETSYQSDTWKSPEKNVSDLKTIESDSLGESNFGYTPEPRPVGQSFHPSNDRNSTYSDESSISRNYAPQVLGREQTDEYLKNVRRVTHV from the exons ATGGACGGAGATAGAAGGATCTGTGCATTGATCATTGTACTGCTGTGTTTGGTACAAG ATTATGGGTCATGCTCGGAGATAATAGAAGGACCTCAGAATGTTACCGTCCTCACTGGTTCTAATGCCAGCTTCCTGTGCACTATAGCGGCTGGATGGCAAAGTATTTCGTGGTACCTAAAAGATGTTTATGTTGTCAGTATAGGGCCCACAGGGCCCTCTGTGAGTTATGATTATATACATGTACGGAACAGCACAAATGCCATTACCGGAGCGTTTACCTCGGAGATGACAATTATCAATGTCAACAAAAGCAACTCTGGACCAGTAAGGTGCAGTAGCCTCTTGGCATCGATTCGTGATGCCTACCTCTCCGTCCAGG TGAAAGGATCCATTCTTATCACAAATGGAAGTGTCACTGTTAAACCAAACACCACAATAAGCATGGTCTGCAGAGCCTCGGACTGGCACCCAGCTCCAGCCATCACTTGGAAAATGAACGATACGTTAGCGAGTAATTTATATTACTTCACGGAATATATTGCAGGAGCAGACAGCTTTGTGACTGCTGTAAGCACTTTTAAAATAATCCCAGAGGGTGATATGGGTTTAACCTGCCTGGCCTCAATATCAACTCTGAATGAACCGCAGTCTGCAACCGTGAACGTAGCAGTAAGGGAGCAAATCCAGG GAAGCGGCCCATTCCTGAGTCGGACAGACATAATTCTCATCGCTGTCTTTGGATCCCTTGCTGGGTTACTGCTGCTGATTGCCATTATCGTAATTATAGTAATATGTTGTCGCAGGAAGAAAAAAAGAG AGACCAGCTATCAGAGTGATACATG GAAATCTCCAGAGAAGAATGTCAGTGATCTGAAAACCATCGAGTCGGACAGCCTTGGAGAAAGTAACTTTGGATATACACCAGAACCTAGACCAGTAGGACAAA GTTTTCACCCCAGTAATGATAGAAACTCGACTTACAGTGATGAGTCATCTATCTCAAGAAACTATGCTCCACAG GTCCTTGGACGTGAACAGACTGATGAATATTTGAAAAACGTTAGACGTGTAACTCATGTGTAA